In the Quercus lobata isolate SW786 chromosome 5, ValleyOak3.0 Primary Assembly, whole genome shotgun sequence genome, one interval contains:
- the LOC115993141 gene encoding transcription factor TCP2-like, whose product MEVDGIQQGQPCKFPRVGNGRNDSTKLASKGVSEHYPDDEEDGDQLKRLTGGPVGSETAVANANTNRLRGWHHSSRIIRVSRASGGKDRHSKVWTSKGLRDRRVRLSVTTAIQFYDLQDRLGYDQPSKAVEWLIKAAAEAISELPSLKSPFPDTPKQLSDEKRASGGTEQAFDSADLELDGDPNFQQNQSQHLSLSKSGCSSTSETSKGSGLSLSRSEIRVKARERARERKKEKENESRIAQNVNHIPHNSSSFTELLTGGINSNAANHSPTGSAHQNPGGGGGEQARQWPSSTPMHYLDDSRLLELSSSSRTHHSSGFPGQIHLGSSFSQAMSVFNVSGDNHHHPELQQHFPFNVPEHFIPVGAATSQQPGGSDNNNFNFTISPGLAGYNRGTLQSNSPSFMPHHLQRYPPIDGQNLPFFMTSVAAPAAAAPPMENHHHHHHHHQFSSGIDGRLQLCYSDGTRHSDHKGKGKN is encoded by the coding sequence ATGGAGGTGGATGGGATTCAGCAGGGACAACCTTGTAAGTTCCCAAGGGTCGGAAATGGCAGAAACGACTCTACTAAGTTAGCTTCAAAAGGGGTTTCTGAGCACTACccagatgatgaagaagatggagaccAGCTCAAAAGGCTTACCGGTGGCCCAGTTGGAAGTGAAACAGCCGTTGCCAATGCCAATACAAACCGCCTTCGCGGCTGGCACCACTCGTCTCGAATCATTAGGGTTTCCAGGGCCTCAGGTGGCAAAGATCGCCACAGCAAAGTTTGGACCTCAAAGGGTTTAAGAGACCGCAGGGTTAGATTGTCCGTGACCACTGCCATTCAGTTCTACGACCTCCAAGATCGGCTTGGTTATGATCAGCCCAGCAAAGCAGTGGAGTGGCTGATCAAAGCGGCTGCTGAAGCAATCTCCGAGCTTCCTTCTTTGAAGAGTCCTTTTCCTGACACCCCAAAGCAATTGAGCGACGAGAAGCGAGCGAGTGGGGGTACTGAACAAGCCTTTGATTCAGCTGATTTGGAGTTAGACGGTGACCCCAATTTCCAGCAGAATCAAAGCCAGCATCTTTCCTTGTCCAAGTCCGGTTGCAGCAGTACTTCTGAGACCAGCAAAGGCTCCGGCTTGTCTCTCTCACGGTCTGAAATCCGCGTCAAGGCGCGTGAGAGGGCGagggagaggaagaaagagaaggaaaacgAGTCCCGGATTGCTCAGAATGTGAACCACATTCCACACAACAGCTCTTCTTTCACTGAGCTTTTAACTGGTGGAATCAACAGCAATGCTGCTAATCACAGTCCTACTGGCTCGGCTCATCAAAACcccggcggcggcggcggcgagCAGGCGAGGCAGTGGCCGTCTTCCACTCCGATGCACTACTTAGACGACTCCAGGCTTCTGGAGCTGTCTTCCTCGTCGCGAACCCATCACTCATCTGGGTTTCCAGGCCAAATCCATTTGGGAAGTTCTTTTTCACAAGCAATGTCGGTGTTCAATGTCTCTGGAGACAATCATCATCATCCAGAGCTGCAGCAACACTTCCCTTTCAATGTTCCCGAACATTTCATCCCTGTGGGCGCTGCAACGTCGCAGCAGCCCGGTGGGAGTGACAACAACAACTTCAATTTCACCATATCTCCCGGCCTCGCCGGATATAATAGGGGGACCCTTCAGTCCAATTCACCGTCTTTTATGCCTCATCACCTCCAGAGGTATCCACCTATAGACGGACAAAACCTGCCTTTCTTCATGACTTCGGTGGCTGCACCTGCCGCAGCGGCTCCACCCATGGagaatcaccaccaccaccaccaccaccatcagtTCTCGTCTGGAATCGACGGCCGCTTGCAACTCTGCTACAGCGATGGAACCCGGCATTCTGACCATAAGGGAAAAGGGAAGAACTGA